A single region of the Neomonachus schauinslandi chromosome 3, ASM220157v2, whole genome shotgun sequence genome encodes:
- the MEDAG gene encoding mesenteric estrogen-dependent adipogenesis protein — protein MAEVARAPAARPSLTSISSGELRSLWTCDCELALLPLAQLLRLQPGAFQLRGDQLLVSGPGGPAAARGGFNVFGDGRVRLDGQLYRLSSYIKRYVELTNYCDYKDYRETILSKPMLFFVNVQTKKDTSKERTYAFLVNTRHPKIRRQIEQGMDMVISSVIGESYRLQFDFQEAVKNFFPPGNEVVNRENLSFVYEFKADALFDFFYWFGLSNSTVKVKGKVLNLSSTSPEKKETIKLFLEKMSEPLIRRSSFSDRKFSVTSRGSLDEVFNCNLSPRSSLTEVLLAELPFPSVLESEETPDQFI, from the exons ATGGCGGAGGTGGCGCGCGCGCCGGCCGCGCGGCCGAGCCTGACCTCCATCTCGTCGGGGGAGCTGCGCAGCCTGTGGACGTGCGACTGCGAGCTGGCCCTGCTGCCGCTGGCCCAGCTGCTGCGCCTGCAGCCCGGCGCCTTCCAGCTGCGCGGCGACCAGCTCTTGGTGTCCGGCCCCGGGGGACCCGCGGCAGCGCGCGGCGGCTTCAACGTCTTCGGCGACGGCCGCGTGCGCCTCGACGGGCAGCTCTACCGCCTCAGCAGCTACATCAAGAG ATATGTGGAACTGACCAACTACTGCGATTATAAAGACTACAGGGAAACTATACTGAGCAAACCAATGCTGTTCTTTGTTAATGTACAGACCAAAAAAGACACCTCCAAAG AAAGAACATATGCATTTCTTGTGAACACAAGGCACCCCAAAATAAGAAGACAGATAGAACAAGGGATGGACATGGTCATCTCCTCAGTGATTGGAGAAAGCTACCGGCTTCAG tttGACTTTCAAGAGGcagtaaaaaattttttccctccAGGAAATGAGGTGGTTAACAGAGAAAATTTGAGCTTTGTGTATGAATTCAAAGCTGATGCATTATTTGATTTCTTCTATTGGTTTGGGCTCAGCAATTCCACTGTAAAGGTGAAAGGAAAAGTTCTGAATTTGTCAAGTACAAGTCCAGAAAAGAAGGAGACAATTaaattatttctggaaaaaatgagTGAACCTTTAATCCGAAGAAGCAGTTTCTCTGACCGAAAATTCAGTGTAACTTCCAGAG GTTCATTAGATGAAGTTTTCAACTGCAATCTGTCACCCAGATCATCTCTGACTGAGGTTCTTTTGGCAGAATTGCCGTTTCCAAGCGTTCTGGAATCTGAAGAGACACCCGACCAATTTATCTGA